A section of the Clostridium felsineum DSM 794 genome encodes:
- a CDS encoding GNAT family N-acetyltransferase, with product MVKIYEYKDEFKNNIMKMILKIQQEEYNLPITANDQPDLTNIETFYRQNNGNFWVGIDNGVVVGTIAIKSIGDGNAMLRKMFVKYEYRGSDIGLSKKLLSILIDWASQKKFNRIFLGTTSEFLAAHKFYKKNGFKEINKEDLPINFPIMKVDKKFYYYRL from the coding sequence ATGGTAAAAATATATGAATATAAAGATGAGTTTAAAAACAATATTATGAAAATGATTTTGAAGATTCAGCAAGAAGAATACAATTTACCAATAACAGCAAATGACCAACCAGATTTAACAAATATAGAAACCTTTTATCGGCAGAATAACGGAAACTTTTGGGTAGGTATTGATAATGGGGTAGTTGTGGGAACTATTGCTATAAAAAGTATTGGTGATGGTAATGCAATGCTTAGAAAAATGTTTGTTAAATATGAATATAGGGGAAGTGACATAGGATTATCCAAAAAACTTCTTTCGATACTAATAGATTGGGCAAGTCAAAAAAAATTCAACAGAATATTTTTAGGGACAACGTCTGAATTTTTAGCGGCACATAAGTTCTATAAAAAAAACGGATTTAAAGAAATTAATAAAGAAGATCTGCCTATAAATTTTCCAATTATGAAAGTAGATAAAAAATTTTATTATTATAGATTATAG
- a CDS encoding YraN family protein, which translates to MHKLNKTVGNYGEDLAEKHLKNLGYTILYRNFKCYLGELDIIAKNKDFITFVEVKARWNDAFGSPCEAVNYKKKFKLYNTAKYYIWSRNLLDYNFRFDVIEIVLNHNNDSYDLRLIENAFQ; encoded by the coding sequence ATGCATAAATTAAATAAAACTGTTGGTAATTATGGTGAAGATTTAGCTGAAAAACACTTAAAGAACCTTGGATATACAATACTTTATAGAAATTTCAAGTGTTACTTAGGTGAACTAGATATAATAGCAAAAAATAAGGATTTTATCACTTTTGTAGAAGTAAAAGCTCGTTGGAATGATGCCTTTGGATCTCCTTGTGAGGCTGTAAACTACAAGAAAAAATTCAAACTGTACAATACTGCTAAATACTACATATGGAGTAGAAATTTATTAGATTATAATTTTAGATTTGATGTTATAGAAATAGTTTTAAATCATAATAATGATTCTTATGATTTAAGATTAATAGAAAATGCTTTTCAATAG
- a CDS encoding isochorismatase family cysteine hydrolase, giving the protein MSKFEEKILQMEKEIKGNTLKINDLDKNKTALVVVDMVKGFVHKGALSSPRVQGIIKEIVELNYKTLGSKKIFFLDEHTSGSTELKSYEKHCLKDTEEAELIDELKEEKEVNSNIAMIPKNSVNGFHAPGFKLWLEENEAEVENYIICGCEVDICVSNFANTLKTYFNQKDSNKRVIVPSNAVETFDFGTHDGDLMKIISLWEMKSNGIEIVDKII; this is encoded by the coding sequence ATGAGTAAATTTGAAGAAAAAATACTACAAATGGAAAAAGAAATAAAGGGAAACACACTTAAAATAAATGATTTAGATAAGAATAAAACAGCTTTAGTTGTAGTGGATATGGTAAAGGGCTTTGTTCACAAAGGAGCATTGTCGTCACCAAGGGTTCAAGGAATAATTAAGGAAATTGTAGAGCTTAATTATAAGACTTTAGGAAGTAAAAAGATTTTTTTCTTAGATGAACATACATCAGGTTCAACAGAACTTAAGAGTTACGAGAAGCATTGTTTAAAAGATACTGAAGAAGCAGAGCTTATTGATGAACTAAAAGAAGAAAAAGAGGTTAATAGCAATATAGCAATGATACCTAAAAATAGTGTTAATGGTTTTCACGCTCCAGGTTTTAAATTATGGCTTGAAGAAAATGAAGCTGAGGTAGAAAATTATATTATATGTGGCTGTGAGGTTGATATTTGTGTTTCTAATTTTGCTAATACATTAAAAACTTACTTTAATCAAAAGGATAGTAACAAAAGGGTAATTGTGCCTAGTAATGCAGTTGAAACCTTTGATTTTGGAACACACGATGGTGATTTGATGAAAATTATTTCTTTATGGGAAATGAAGTCAAATGGAATAGAGATTGTTGATAAAATAATATAA
- the nadD gene encoding nicotinate (nicotinamide) nucleotide adenylyltransferase, protein MIKKNTVLVYGGAFNPPSISHITLAKQLLNFTDAEKLIFLPVGDNYKKRELIPAYHRVNMLKITCEDNHRLEVSTIEVDAKKRLYTVETLDIIKKQNKNKDICFILGTDNLKDIVNWKGYERILTEYKLIVMERGEDTLDKIFYDIPVLENYKDNLIHIKGLLVNDISSSLIRNNIKQKKAIKHLTAQKIIEYINKNKLYEY, encoded by the coding sequence ATGATTAAAAAAAATACTGTATTAGTTTATGGAGGTGCTTTTAATCCTCCATCTATTTCACATATTACTTTAGCAAAACAATTACTTAATTTTACTGACGCAGAAAAGTTGATATTTCTACCAGTAGGAGACAATTATAAAAAAAGAGAATTAATACCTGCTTATCATAGAGTTAATATGCTTAAAATTACGTGTGAAGATAATCATAGATTGGAAGTAAGTACTATTGAAGTAGATGCTAAAAAAAGATTATATACAGTAGAAACCTTGGATATTATAAAAAAACAAAATAAAAATAAAGATATATGTTTTATTTTGGGTACAGATAACCTTAAAGATATTGTTAATTGGAAAGGCTATGAAAGAATTTTAACTGAGTATAAATTAATTGTTATGGAAAGAGGAGAGGATACTTTAGACAAAATTTTTTATGATATTCCCGTTTTGGAGAATTATAAAGATAACCTTATTCATATAAAGGGGCTGCTGGTAAATGATATAAGCTCTAGCCTAATAAGAAATAATATAAAACAAAAGAAAGCTATAAAACACTTAACAGCACAAAAAATAATTGAATATATAAATAAAAATAAGTTGTATGAATATTGA
- a CDS encoding pyridoxamine 5'-phosphate oxidase family protein — protein sequence MGDGTIKNIIFIYDDCEKGKKIAFASALITGNSRYSTANKIKEEYKKFDYICFIIGKLDESIEKFVTENNGWIRSKKIILIYFDYENVKLKAKKIFSTFNDVLEKEFIIKQGTEDEYLNFAMEIKDLIDTDYKKCPDNLLIKQIGDFLYSHTTCTLCSCSGSRPIGTPIEYMYKSGYMYFITEGGRKFFNIIRNNKVIISVYEDYKGFNKLNGYQFFGVASILEDNSEEYKSVITMKKLNVEAINSINVMLHVIKVKLERVDIISSDIKKKGYDVKQKYFYI from the coding sequence TTGGGGGATGGTACTATTAAAAATATTATATTTATATATGATGATTGTGAAAAGGGAAAAAAAATTGCTTTTGCTTCAGCACTTATAACTGGAAATTCAAGGTACTCTACTGCTAATAAAATTAAAGAAGAATATAAAAAATTTGATTATATATGTTTTATAATAGGAAAATTGGATGAAAGTATAGAGAAGTTTGTAACAGAAAATAATGGATGGATTAGAAGTAAAAAGATTATACTAATATATTTTGATTATGAAAATGTAAAATTAAAGGCTAAAAAAATATTTAGTACTTTTAATGATGTATTGGAAAAAGAATTTATTATAAAACAGGGTACAGAAGATGAATATTTAAATTTTGCTATGGAAATTAAAGATTTAATTGATACTGATTATAAAAAGTGTCCTGATAATCTTCTTATAAAACAAATTGGGGATTTCCTTTATTCGCATACAACATGTACATTGTGCAGCTGCAGTGGCAGTAGACCCATTGGTACTCCTATAGAGTACATGTATAAAAGTGGATATATGTATTTTATAACTGAGGGTGGAAGAAAGTTTTTTAATATTATAAGAAATAATAAGGTGATTATTTCAGTTTATGAGGATTATAAAGGTTTTAATAAGCTTAATGGATATCAATTTTTTGGAGTGGCTTCGATTTTAGAAGATAATTCTGAAGAATATAAAAGTGTTATAACTATGAAAAAATTAAATGTTGAAGCTATAAATTCAATTAATGTAATGCTTCATGTCATTAAGGTTAAACTTGAAAGAGTAGATATTATTTCCTCTGACATAAAGAAAAAAGGGTATGATGTAAAACAAAAATATTTTTATATTTAA
- a CDS encoding nicotinate phosphoribosyltransferase, with amino-acid sequence MNTIEKFDVKYERNLSMLMDFYELTMSNGYLINGLGDKIVYFDVFYRKNPDGAGFAIAAGLNQIVDYIKNLKFSKQDIEYLRGKEMFSEEFLEYLKNFKFSGSIYAIEEGTPVFPNEALITVKAKVIEAQLIETMLLITINHQCLIATKTNRIVRAANGKPVLEFGARRAQGYDGAIYGARAAYIAGAEGTATTLAEQMFNIKASGTMAHSWIQFFKDEFEAFKTYAETYPDACTLLVDTYNVLKSGVPNAIRVAKEVLEPMGKRLKGIRLDSGDLSYLSKKVRSMLNEAGLYDCKIVVSNSLDEYIIEDLLLQGAEIDVFGVGERMITAKSDPVFGGVYKLVAVEEEGEITPRIKLSENTEKITNPGYKIPWRLYDRETGKAIADVITLAHEEIDDSKPYTIFDQEHIWKKKKLTNFVAKKLQVPVFIDGKCVYKTPTLKESRDYCKQQVDTLWDEVKRFTNSHKYYVDISMELWHVKQELIQKYRVND; translated from the coding sequence ATGAATACAATAGAAAAATTTGATGTTAAATACGAAAGAAACCTATCTATGCTAATGGATTTTTATGAACTTACAATGTCTAATGGATATTTAATAAATGGTCTTGGAGATAAAATAGTATATTTTGATGTATTTTATAGAAAGAATCCAGATGGAGCTGGTTTTGCTATAGCAGCAGGATTAAATCAGATAGTAGATTATATAAAAAATCTTAAATTTTCAAAACAAGATATTGAATATTTAAGAGGAAAAGAAATGTTTTCAGAAGAATTTCTTGAGTATCTTAAAAACTTTAAATTTTCTGGAAGCATATATGCTATTGAAGAAGGAACTCCAGTATTTCCAAATGAAGCACTTATAACAGTAAAAGCAAAAGTTATTGAAGCTCAGCTAATAGAGACAATGCTACTTATAACAATAAATCATCAATGTCTAATTGCTACTAAAACCAATAGAATCGTTAGAGCAGCTAATGGCAAACCTGTTTTAGAGTTTGGAGCAAGAAGAGCTCAGGGTTATGATGGGGCAATATATGGAGCAAGGGCCGCTTATATTGCAGGAGCAGAGGGAACGGCAACTACACTTGCTGAACAAATGTTTAATATAAAAGCTTCAGGAACAATGGCACATTCTTGGATTCAGTTTTTTAAGGATGAATTCGAAGCCTTTAAGACTTATGCAGAAACATATCCTGATGCATGTACATTACTAGTAGATACATATAACGTATTAAAAAGTGGTGTCCCAAATGCTATTAGGGTAGCAAAAGAAGTTTTAGAACCTATGGGAAAGAGACTTAAGGGAATAAGGCTAGATAGTGGAGATCTTTCTTATTTATCTAAAAAAGTTAGAAGTATGCTTAATGAGGCAGGACTTTATGATTGTAAAATAGTTGTATCTAATAGCTTAGATGAATACATAATTGAAGATCTTCTTTTACAAGGAGCTGAAATAGATGTATTTGGTGTTGGAGAAAGAATGATAACTGCCAAATCTGACCCTGTATTTGGCGGAGTCTATAAACTTGTTGCAGTAGAAGAAGAGGGAGAAATAACTCCAAGAATCAAACTCTCTGAAAATACTGAGAAAATAACAAATCCAGGTTATAAAATTCCATGGAGATTGTATGATAGAGAAACAGGTAAGGCTATAGCAGATGTAATTACCTTAGCACACGAAGAAATAGATGATAGTAAGCCATACACTATATTTGATCAAGAACATATTTGGAAAAAGAAAAAGTTGACAAATTTTGTTGCTAAAAAGCTTCAGGTTCCGGTATTCATTGATGGAAAATGTGTATATAAAACTCCAACGCTTAAAGAATCTAGAGATTACTGCAAACAGCAAGTAGATACTTTGTGGGATGAAGTCAAGAGATTTACCAATTCTCATAAATATTATGTAGATATATCAATGGAATTGTGGCATGTAAAGCAGGAATTAATTCAAAAATATAGAGTTAATGATTAA
- a CDS encoding gamma-glutamyl-gamma-aminobutyrate hydrolase family protein — protein MRPIIGITTVCKNENADLFTFLNYNYSKSVVLAGGTPILIPLGGEEDDIKNYIDIIDGLLLSGGEDINPLFYGENPISKVMYTSPARDEYEKKLYSKALEKDMPVLGICRGIQFMNSVSGGTLYQDINVQCDKANGHNPRGNPKCNLYHTVNILRKSKLFNVFGEEEIKVNSFHHQAINRLSDEFIISAKSPDGIVEGIEHIKKSFVIGVQWHPEYLSAIYPEFLRLFEAFVLESSKFKRENK, from the coding sequence ATGAGACCAATTATTGGAATTACAACAGTATGTAAAAACGAAAATGCTGACTTATTTACTTTTTTAAATTATAATTATTCCAAGTCTGTGGTGCTTGCAGGGGGAACTCCAATATTAATTCCTCTTGGAGGAGAGGAGGATGATATCAAAAATTACATAGATATAATTGATGGATTATTATTATCTGGTGGTGAGGATATAAATCCTCTTTTCTATGGAGAAAACCCAATAAGTAAAGTTATGTATACATCACCTGCAAGAGACGAATATGAAAAAAAACTATACAGTAAAGCATTGGAAAAGGACATGCCTGTGTTAGGTATATGTAGAGGTATTCAGTTTATGAATTCAGTATCTGGAGGAACTTTATATCAGGATATAAATGTTCAGTGTGATAAAGCTAATGGTCATAATCCAAGGGGAAATCCTAAATGTAATTTATATCATACTGTTAATATACTTAGGAAATCAAAACTTTTTAATGTATTTGGTGAAGAAGAGATTAAAGTAAATTCCTTTCATCATCAAGCAATAAATAGATTAAGTGATGAATTCATAATATCTGCGAAATCACCAGATGGTATAGTAGAAGGAATTGAACATATAAAGAAATCTTTTGTAATTGGTGTTCAATGGCATCCTGAATATTTATCAGCTATATACCCTGAGTTTTTAAGATTATTTGAGGCCTTTGTATTAGAGTCAAGTAAGTTCAAAAGGGAGAATAAATAA
- a CDS encoding NAD(+) synthase, which translates to MQMKKDFGYVRVGTAVPELKIANPNYNVKNIFTIMKKSYKENIKVLVFPELCITAYTCGDLFNQSLLINKAEEALKNLLVLTSDINMVTAVGMPVRVDNQLFNCAVVINRGNILGVVPKTFIPNYNEFYEKRNFASAVSRISDEALLCGKKVPFGENLLFKDINSKLCIGIEVCEDLWVNIPPSSYHTLNGANLILNLSASDENVSKSDYRRDIVRLQSAKCITAYAYASAGQTESTSDLVFSGHSIIADNGKVLKEMKFNDASYVEYQDIDIEKLMNDRIKFNSYMGRIEKREYRTINFNLGYSEEVSLKRHVEAMPFVPLDKNKRNIRCSEIINLQALGLYQRLKKIGINKVVIGVSGGLDSTLALLVIVETFKKLKAPMTNIIGVTMPGFGTTNRTYNNAITLMKKLGITIKEISIKEACIRHFKDIGQDLNVKDITYENSQARERTQILMDLANKEGGIVVGTGDLSELALGWCTYNGDQMSMYSINGSIPKTLVRYLVMWYAKWAEDKEVKNILVDIYDTPVSPELLPPDKKGNIKQKTEDSIGSYELNDFFLYNMLRTGYEPLKILYLASIAFKGRYSENVIHSSLKNFYKRFFTQQFKRNCMPDGVKVGSVSLSPRGDLRMPSDASYELWLDELEKSNEIKC; encoded by the coding sequence ATGCAAATGAAAAAAGATTTTGGATATGTAAGAGTTGGGACTGCCGTACCTGAATTAAAAATAGCAAATCCCAATTATAATGTAAAAAATATATTTACTATTATGAAAAAATCCTATAAAGAAAATATAAAAGTTTTAGTATTTCCTGAACTTTGTATTACAGCATACACCTGTGGAGATTTATTTAATCAAAGTCTTTTAATAAATAAAGCAGAGGAAGCACTTAAGAATTTATTGGTATTAACTTCCGATATAAATATGGTAACAGCTGTTGGAATGCCTGTTAGAGTAGACAACCAGCTATTTAATTGCGCAGTGGTAATTAATAGAGGAAATATATTAGGAGTAGTACCAAAAACCTTTATACCTAACTACAATGAATTTTACGAAAAAAGGAATTTTGCATCAGCTGTTTCAAGAATAAGTGATGAGGCTTTATTGTGTGGAAAGAAGGTGCCCTTTGGAGAAAACTTGCTTTTTAAAGATATAAATTCTAAGCTTTGTATTGGTATAGAGGTTTGTGAAGATTTATGGGTGAATATACCACCAAGTTCTTACCACACACTTAATGGTGCTAATTTAATACTAAATCTATCTGCAAGTGACGAAAATGTATCAAAGTCAGATTATAGGAGAGATATTGTAAGGCTTCAATCAGCAAAATGTATTACAGCTTATGCTTATGCTTCAGCAGGACAAACTGAAAGTACCTCGGATCTTGTATTTTCAGGACATTCCATTATAGCTGATAATGGGAAAGTATTAAAGGAAATGAAGTTTAATGATGCTTCTTATGTTGAATATCAAGATATTGATATAGAAAAATTAATGAATGACAGAATTAAATTTAATAGTTATATGGGAAGAATAGAGAAAAGAGAATATAGAACAATTAACTTTAATTTAGGTTATAGTGAGGAGGTATCCTTGAAAAGACATGTTGAAGCTATGCCATTTGTTCCATTAGATAAAAATAAAAGGAATATTAGATGTAGTGAGATAATAAATCTTCAAGCATTAGGTTTATATCAAAGATTAAAAAAAATAGGGATAAACAAGGTAGTTATCGGGGTGTCCGGAGGCTTAGATAGTACCTTAGCTTTACTTGTTATAGTAGAGACTTTTAAAAAGCTTAAAGCTCCAATGACAAATATTATAGGTGTTACAATGCCGGGCTTTGGCACTACTAATCGTACTTATAATAATGCCATAACGCTTATGAAAAAATTAGGTATTACAATAAAAGAAATATCAATAAAAGAGGCATGTATTAGGCATTTTAAAGATATAGGACAAGATTTAAATGTTAAGGATATTACTTATGAAAATTCTCAGGCAAGAGAAAGAACACAAATACTTATGGATTTAGCCAATAAAGAGGGAGGGATAGTTGTTGGTACAGGTGATTTGTCTGAGTTAGCACTTGGTTGGTGTACTTATAATGGAGATCAAATGTCAATGTATAGTATAAATGGAAGTATCCCGAAAACACTGGTTAGATATTTAGTTATGTGGTATGCGAAGTGGGCAGAGGACAAAGAAGTTAAAAATATATTAGTAGATATTTATGACACGCCTGTAAGTCCCGAATTACTACCTCCAGATAAAAAAGGTAATATAAAGCAAAAAACTGAAGATTCAATTGGGTCATATGAATTAAATGATTTTTTCTTATATAATATGCTTCGCACAGGTTATGAACCCTTAAAAATATTATATTTAGCAAGTATAGCATTTAAGGGTAGATATTCAGAAAATGTTATACATTCATCATTAAAAAATTTTTATAAGAGATTCTTTACACAGCAATTTAAAAGAAATTGTATGCCTGATGGTGTAAAAGTTGGGTCTGTTTCATTATCGCCAAGAGGGGATTTACGTATGCCAAGTGATGCGTCATATGAATTATGGTTAGATGAATTAGAAAAGTCCAACGAAATAAAATGTTAA
- a CDS encoding NUDIX hydrolase: MRDSNKKNKKGLTEKEFLNRYVPGDYERPSNTVDMLLFTVDDLPVEGKDPNKALKILLIKRGDHPYIGCWAVPGGFVNIEEGVSAACYRELKEETNVENVYFEQLKTFGDDVNRDPRMRVISVAYMALSDKSNIKPKAGDDADDAKWFTVKKMFIDSKGTGTQRSDTYNILLTSDDGEIKIGYSVTESFEKNGVVTVKVPSYKVLDWSKEELAFDHIEEIDCALERLKNKIEYTPIAFSLLPEYFTLREAQKVFEAILNVEKPLTRANFRRKIKKMVVKTEKEKITSGRPATCYKFNEDWQHSFLDE; this comes from the coding sequence ATGAGGGACAGTAATAAGAAAAACAAAAAGGGACTAACTGAAAAGGAATTTTTAAATAGATACGTACCGGGAGATTATGAAAGGCCATCAAATACTGTAGATATGTTGTTATTTACTGTAGATGATCTACCAGTTGAAGGTAAAGATCCTAATAAAGCTTTAAAAATACTTTTAATTAAAAGAGGAGATCATCCTTATATTGGTTGTTGGGCTGTTCCAGGAGGATTTGTAAATATTGAAGAAGGTGTAAGTGCAGCTTGTTATAGAGAGCTTAAGGAAGAGACAAATGTAGAGAATGTTTATTTTGAACAGCTAAAAACCTTTGGTGATGATGTAAACCGTGATCCGCGTATGAGAGTTATCTCCGTAGCTTATATGGCGCTTTCAGATAAATCAAATATAAAACCCAAAGCAGGAGATGACGCCGATGATGCCAAGTGGTTTACAGTAAAAAAAATGTTTATAGACTCAAAGGGAACAGGGACTCAAAGAAGTGATACTTATAATATTTTATTAACCTCTGATGATGGTGAAATTAAAATTGGATACAGTGTAACTGAAAGCTTTGAAAAGAATGGAGTTGTTACAGTAAAGGTTCCGTCCTATAAGGTATTAGATTGGAGCAAAGAAGAGCTTGCCTTTGATCATATAGAAGAGATAGATTGTGCACTAGAAAGACTAAAAAATAAAATAGAATATACACCAATTGCTTTTTCTCTACTACCTGAATACTTTACATTAAGAGAAGCCCAAAAGGTTTTTGAAGCTATTCTTAATGTTGAGAAGCCTTTAACAAGAGCTAATTTCAGAAGAAAAATTAAAAAGATGGTAGTTAAAACTGAAAAAGAAAAAATAACATCTGGGAGACCTGCAACTTGTTATAAATTCAATGAAGATTGGCAGCATTCTTTTCTAGATGAATAA
- a CDS encoding YifB family Mg chelatase-like AAA ATPase, translated as MSTVILNSAALSGINGFVVSVEVDVSKGLPNFNIVGLADAAVRESKERVRAAITNSGFKFPISRITINLAPASLKKEGSSFDLPIAIGILLSTKQIYFDDIKDFLIIGELSLTGKLKGIRGALPSLLEGVNIDINKFIIPSENLTECSIIKNIKLFPFNNLIQVINFIKHRDVLPYTRNTSVDSDFSYGVDFSDVAGQSSSVRALEVAASGGHNVILYGPPGSGKTMLAKRLPTILPPLSYNEALEVTKIYSITGNLDTKSLVFKRPFRSPHHTSSKLSLVGGGIKLIPGEISLAHNGVLFLDELLEFKRNSIEVLRQPLEDKVIRFSKASGNVTYPANFMFISAMNPCPCGNYGSNRECTCTEYQRKRYISKLSGAIMDRIDIFSSVNYLNYDEIKKRDTSKSSKELRTKVIAARKIQENRFRHDNIFCNSQMNKKHIDKYCTLDYEGSKIMKELLSKFEVSTRAYTRILKVARTIADINENSKIGSKDVIEAIQYRKFIDGKIV; from the coding sequence ATGTCTACTGTAATATTAAATTCAGCAGCTTTGTCTGGCATAAACGGTTTTGTTGTTTCAGTTGAAGTTGATGTATCAAAAGGTTTACCTAATTTTAATATAGTTGGTTTAGCTGATGCTGCTGTGAGGGAATCTAAAGAAAGAGTCAGAGCTGCTATTACAAACTCCGGTTTCAAATTTCCTATATCAAGAATAACCATAAATTTAGCCCCCGCTAGTCTAAAAAAAGAAGGTTCTTCCTTTGATCTTCCTATAGCTATAGGTATTCTTCTCTCCACAAAACAAATTTATTTTGATGACATAAAAGACTTTTTAATTATAGGTGAATTATCTCTAACTGGAAAATTGAAAGGAATACGTGGTGCACTCCCCTCTTTACTTGAAGGCGTAAATATAGATATAAACAAATTTATAATCCCCTCAGAAAATTTAACAGAATGCTCTATTATAAAAAATATAAAGTTATTTCCCTTTAATAATTTAATTCAAGTTATTAATTTTATCAAACATAGAGATGTACTACCTTACACTAGAAATACCTCAGTAGATTCCGATTTTTCTTATGGAGTAGATTTTTCAGATGTTGCTGGGCAATCTAGTTCTGTGAGAGCCCTTGAAGTTGCAGCTTCTGGAGGACATAATGTAATCTTATATGGCCCTCCAGGTTCAGGAAAGACTATGCTTGCCAAAAGACTTCCAACCATATTACCTCCTTTAAGTTATAATGAAGCCCTTGAAGTAACTAAAATATACAGCATAACTGGAAATTTAGATACTAAGAGTTTAGTTTTTAAAAGACCATTTAGATCACCTCACCATACTAGTTCAAAATTATCATTAGTTGGTGGTGGAATAAAGCTTATTCCCGGTGAAATCTCCCTTGCACATAATGGAGTCTTATTTTTAGATGAATTGTTAGAATTCAAAAGAAATTCCATTGAAGTACTTCGTCAACCCCTTGAAGATAAAGTCATACGATTTTCTAAAGCCTCTGGCAATGTTACTTACCCTGCCAACTTTATGTTTATATCTGCCATGAATCCGTGTCCTTGTGGCAACTATGGTTCTAATCGCGAATGTACCTGCACAGAATATCAAAGGAAAAGATATATTTCAAAACTATCAGGAGCAATAATGGATAGAATAGATATTTTTTCTTCCGTTAACTATTTAAATTATGATGAAATTAAAAAAAGAGACACTTCAAAAAGTTCTAAAGAACTACGCACGAAAGTAATTGCTGCGAGAAAAATACAAGAAAATAGATTTAGACACGATAATATATTCTGTAACTCACAAATGAATAAAAAACATATAGATAAATACTGCACGTTAGATTATGAAGGCTCAAAGATAATGAAAGAATTATTATCAAAATTTGAGGTTAGCACAAGAGCCTATACAAGAATATTAAAAGTAGCAAGAACAATTGCTGACATTAATGAAAATTCAAAAATAGGCTCAAAAGACGTCATTGAAGCTATTCAATATAGAAAATTTATAGATGGAAAAATAGTATAA